A DNA window from Camelina sativa cultivar DH55 chromosome 17, Cs, whole genome shotgun sequence contains the following coding sequences:
- the LOC104758060 gene encoding dof zinc finger protein DOF1.6-like produces the protein MPSEPNQTRPNRVHASTAAYPPPNLAEPLPCPRCNSNTTKFCYYNNYNLAQPRYFCKSCRRYWTQGGTLRDVPVGGGTRRSSSKRHRSFSSTATSSSSSSSVITTTTQEPATTEASQTKGSSSSSNVISGHGGFASLLGLGSGSGGSDYEFGYGYGYGLEEMSIGYLGGSTGGGGEIPVVDGGGDTWRLGEVEGKSGGGDSLIWPGLEISMQSNDVK, from the exons TCAACGGCGGCTTACCCACCGCCAAATCTGGCCGAGCCTCTCCCCTGTCCTCGCTGCAACTCCAACACCACCAAGTTCTGttactacaacaactacaacCTCGCTCAGCCTCGTTACTTCTGCAAATCTTGCCGCCGTTACTGGACTCAAGGTGGTACACTCCGTGACGTCCCCGTCGGCGGTGGAACTCGCCGTAGCTCCTCGAAACGCCACCGCTCTTTCTCCTCCACCGcaacctcctcttcttcttcctcttccgtCATCACCACAACGACACAAGAACCAGCCACGACTGAAGCGAGCCAGACGAagggtagtagtagtagtagtaacgtAATCTCAG GTCATGGAGGCTTTGCTTCTCTGTTGGGTTTAGGAAGTGGAAGCGGTGGGTCGGACTACGAGTTCGGCTACGGCTACGGGTACGGGCTTGAGGAGATGAGTATTGGCTATCTTGGAGGTTccaccggaggaggaggagagattcCGGTGGTGGACGGTGGCGGTGACACGTGGCGGTTGGGGGAGGTTGAAGGTAAAAGTGGAGGAGGAGACAGTTTGATATGGCCTGGTCTTGAGATCTCAATGCAAAGCAACGATGTTAAGTGA
- the LOC104758061 gene encoding lysine histidine transporter-like 8: protein MDERPETELISIPATPRVSTPEILTPSGQRSPRPATKPSSATWTPTSFISPRFLSPIGTPMKRVLVNMKGYLEDVGHLTKLNPQDAWLPITESRNGNAHYAAFHNLNAGVGFQALVLPVAFAFLGWSWGILSLTIAYCWQLYTLWILVQLHEAVPGKRYNRYVELAQAAFGERLGVWLALFPTVYLSAGTATALILIGGETMKLFFQIVCGPLCTSNPLTTVEWYLVFTSLCIVLSQLPNLNSIAGLSLIGAVTAITYSTMVWVLSVSQPRPATISYEPLSMPSTSGSLFAVLNALGIIAFAFRGHNLVLEIQSTMPSTFKHPAHVPMWRGAKISYFFIALCIFPISIGGFWAYGNLMPSGGMLAALYAFHIHDIPRGLLATAFLLVVFSCLSSFQIYSMPAFDSFEAGYTSRTNKPCSIWVRSGFRVFFGFVSFFIGVALPFLSSLAGLLGGLTLPVTFAYPCFMWVLIKKPAKYSFNWYFHWGLGWLGVAFSLAFSIGGIWSMVTNGLKLKFFKPPN, encoded by the exons ATGGACGAAAGACCCGAGACAGAGCTAATATCAATACCAGCCACACCACGCGTTTCAACACCGGAGATTCTAACTCCCTCAGGCCAAAGATCACCTCGTCCGGCCACCAAACCATCGTCGGCGACATGGACGCCAACCTCTTTCATATCTCCGAGGTTCTTGAGCCCGATTGGTACACCTATGAAACGAGTTCTTGTCAACATGAAAGGGTATCTTGAAGATGTTGGCCACCTCACTAAGCTTAACCCACAAGACGCTTGGCTCCCTATCACCGAATCTCGTAATGGAAACGCTCATTACGCCGCGTTTCACAATCTGAACGCTGGTGTTGGTTTCCAAGCCCTTGTTCTTCCCGTCGCGTTTGCGTTTCTTGGCTG GAGTTGGGGAATACTGTCTTTGACAATAGCCTATTGTTGGCAACTATACACACTGTGGATTCTAGTTCAGTTACACGAAGCTGTCCCCGGGAAGCGCTACAATCGATATGTCGAGCTTGCACAAGCTGCATTTG GAGAGAGGTTGGGAGTTTGGCTTGCACTGTTTCCCACGGTTTACTTATCAGCAGGAACCGCGACAGCTCTGATTCTGATCGGTGGAGAGACAATGAAGCTCTTCTTCCAAATAGTTTGCGGTCCATTATGCACCTCGAACCCTTTAACAACAGTCGAATGGTATTTGGTGTTTACATCTCTATGCATCGTTCTGTCTCAGCTTCCAAACCTCAATTCGATTGCGGGACTCTCCTTGATAGGAGCAGTGACAGCAATAACTTATTCCACAATGGTTTGGGTTCTCTCTGTGAGCCAACCAAGACCAGCCACTATCTCATACGAGCCTCTTTCTATGCCTTCGACTTCTGGTTCGCTCTTCGCGGTTTTGAATGCTCTTGGCATTATAGCTTTTGCCTTTCGAGGTCACAACTTGGTTTTGGAAATTCAG TCGACAATGCCATCTACGTTTAAGCATCCAGCTCATGTACCAATGTGGAGAGGAGCCAAGATTTCTTACTTCTTCATTGCTCTGTGTATCTTTCCAATCTCCATTGGAGGATTTTGGGCTTATGGGAACCTT ATGCCTTCAGGAGGTATGCTTGCTGCTTTATATGCATTCCATATTCATGACATTCCGAGAGGCTTGTTAGCGACAGCATTTCTCCTAGTAGTCTTCAGCTGCTTGAGCAGCTTTCAGATATACTCGATGCCCGCTTTTGACAGTTTTGAGGCTGGCTACACAAGCCGAACCAACAAACCTTGTTCCATATGGGTCAGATCAGGTTTCCGTGTTTTTTTCGGTTTTGTCTCGTTTTTCATCGGTGTTGCTCTCCCTTTCCTGTCTAGTCTCGCGGGTTTGCTCGGTGGACTCACTCTCCCAGTCACATTTGCTTATCCTTGCTTCATGTGGGTATTGATTAAGAAACCGGCGAAATACAGTTTCAATTGGTATTTCCACTGGGGATTGGGTTGGTTGGGAGTTGCATTCAGCTTAGCATTCTCCATTGGTGGGATCTGGAGTATGGTTACAAATGGACTTAAGCTCAAGTTCTTCAAGCCACCTAACTAA
- the LOC104758062 gene encoding uncharacterized protein LOC104758062, which produces MKMYRSPFSVLLSLFFHALTLAVALDPSQPDESNITVTPILQDVLKEITVKQKWNLEEVRFKKLEVKKLRIGIGRRFEIRIRLGKSRFVFIFPDEVTDWRRSGGGRDEELQEVVREVNSTKVLDPLVLKGPFELRVDGDDRLSLELPMNISHSGLKRVLVSEGISVEIREAQAVSLFHSSHRRYAATVDSVNIKEENSLLSFRGSVCVPLPPIQIVGSASLVAFRTPNDSQIKTSYLSDEAIHLHADKCYYKAHTYRQHRFPTDLLGLKIDKLEKVLSSLGNGTRQTVSSVTAKLKASGMVRFQLEIERSIGRNESVINKRVEWRTKPKIERVWFEVTAKIEGDKLKTVGMRKVVPFIEVDTEAWSSLMSNMSFTKFPSLLVPQEALTLDVKW; this is translated from the exons ATGAAGATGTATCGCTCTCCTTTCTCCGTCTTACTCTCACTCTTCTTCCATGCCCTTACTCTAGCCGTAGCTCTCGATCCGTCGCAGCCTGACGAATCCAACATCACAGTAACACCTATTCTACAG GATGTGTTGAAAGAGATAACGGTGAAGCAGAAGTGGAATCTAGAGGAAGTTAGATTTAAGAAATTGGAAGTTAAGAAGCTTCGTATTGGTATTGGTCGGAGATTTGAGATCCGGATCCGATTAGGGAAGAGCCGATTCGTTTTCATCTTCCCGGATGAAGTAACCGATTGGAGAAGAAGCGGCGGAGGAAGAGATGAGGAGTTGCAGGAGGTAGTTCGGGAAGTTAATTCGACTAAGGTTCTTGATCCTCTTGTATTGAAAGGTCCATTTGAGCTACGAGTCGACGGCGATGACCGCCTCTCGCTTGAGTTGCCG ATGAACATTTCACATAGCGGTTTAAAACGAGTTCTTGTCAGTGAGGGTATCTCAGTAGAAATAAGGGAAGCTCAAGCAGTCTCTCTTTTCCACTCATCCCATCGAAGATATGCTGCTACTGTCGATTCTGTtaatattaaagaagaaaattcttTATTGTCGTTCCGGGGTTCTGTGTGCGTGCCATTGCCTCCCATACAAATCGTAGGATCAGCTTCATTGGTTGCCTTTAGGACTCCGAATGATTCGCAAATCAAGACTTCTTATTTATCCGATGAGGCAATCCATTTACATGCAGATAAATGTTATTATAAAGCACACACGTACAGGCAGCATCGTTTCCCAACGGATCTTCTTGGCTTGAAGATTGACAAGTTGGAAAAAGTTCTGAGCTCTTTAGGGAATGGAACCCGACAAACAGTAAGCTCTGTGACAGCGAAATTGAAGGCATCAGGCATGGTACGGTTTCAGTTGGAGATCGAGAGAAGTATTGGGAGGAATGAGAGTGTAATAAACAAAAGAGTAGAGTGGAGAACAAAACCGAAGATCGAACGGGTTTGGTTTGAAGTAACGGCGAAAATTGAAGGGGATAAGTTGAAAACAGTGGGGATGAGAAAAGTGGTGCCTTTCATTGAAGTGGATACAGAAGCATGGAGCAGTTTGATGTCTAACATGTCATTCACTAAGTTTCCATCATTACTTGTTCCTCAAGAAGCTTTAACACTCGATGTCAAATGGTAG
- the LOC104758063 gene encoding serpin-ZX yields the protein MDVRESISMQNQVSMSFAKHVITTVSQNSNVIFSPASINVVLSVIAAGSTGATKDQILSFLKFSSTDQLNTFSSDIVSAVLADGSANGGPKLSVANGAWIDKSLSFKPSFKKLLEDSYRAASNQADFQSKAVEVITEVNSWAEKETNGLITEVLPEGSADSMTKLIFADALYFKGTWNEKFDESLTKDGDFHLLDGNKVTAPFMTSKKKQYVSAYDGFKVLGLPYLQGQDKRQFSMYFYLPDANNGLSDLLDKIVSAPGFLDSHIPRRQVKVGEFKVPKFKFSFGFDASDVLKGLGLTSPFSGEDGLTKMVESPEMGKNLCVSNIFHKACIEVNEEGTEAAAASAGVIKLRSLAMMEEEIDFVADHPFLLVVTENITGVILFIGQVVDPLH from the exons ATGGACGTGCGTGAATCAATCTCGATGCAAAACCAAGTCTCAATGAGTTTCGCCAAACACGTGATCACCACCGTCTCTCAAAACTCCAACGTCATCTTCTCTCCGGCTTCAATCAACGTCGTGCTCAGTGTAATCGCCGCTGGATCCACCGGTGCTACCAAAGATCAGATCCTCTCTTTTCTCAAGTTCTCTTCCACTGATCAGCTCAATACTTTCTCTTCCGATATCGTCTCTGCTGTTCTCGCTGACGGTAGTGCTAACGGTGGTCCGAAGCTCTCGGTTGCTAATGGCGCCTGGATCGATAAGTCTCTCTCGTTTAAGCCATCGTTTAAGAAGCTTCTGGAAGATTCTTACAGAGCTGCTTCGAATCAAGCTGATTTCCAATCGAAG gcTGTGGAAGTGATTACTGAGGTGAATTCTTGGGCTGAAAAGGAGACAAATGGTCTCATCACTGAGGTTCTTCCAGAAGGATCAGCTGATAGTATGACCAAATTGATCTTCGCAGATGCATTGTACTTCAAGGGCACATGGAATGAGAAATTCGATGAGTCGTTAACAAAAGACGGTGACTTTCACCTTCTTGACGGTAACAAAGTGACTGCACCATTCATGACCAGCAAGAAGAAACAGTACGTAAGCGCCTACGATGGGTTCAAAGTATTGGGACTTCCTTACTTACAAGGGCAGGATAAACGACAATTCTCCATGTACTTTTATCTTCCCGATGCAAATAACGGGCTGTCTGATCTACTTGACAAAATAGTTTCTGCTCCTGGATTTTTGGACAGCCACATTCCACGCCGACAAGTTAAAGTTGGTGAATTCAAGGTTCCGAAGTTTAAATTCTCTTTCGGGTTCGACGCTTCAGACGTTTTGAAAGGATTGGGGCTGACTTCACCATTCAGTGGTGAAGACGGTCTAACTAAGATGGTTGAATCTCCAGAGATGGGGAAGAATCTATGCGTATCTAACATTTTCCATAAAGCGTGTATCGAAGTGAACGAAGAAGGAACAGAAGCTGCAGCCGCATCAGCTGGAGTTATAAAGCTAAGGTCTTTGGCTATGATGGAAGAGGAGATAGATTTTGTGGCGGATCATCCGTTTCTGTTGGTGGTCACTGAGAACATAACAGGAGTGATTCTGTTCATCGGCCAAGTTGTTGATCCGTTGCATTAA
- the LOC104758064 gene encoding receptor like protein 30-like, translating to MKAFLYNQKMSFLLRSNCFYFLISSFLNTFVSSTQRLCHSDQRDALLEFKSEFLIEPYVPSYSGDEPWVNKSDYFSWDKSWVNKSDCCSWDGITCAATSGKVIGLDLSDGLLYGPLKSSSSLFRLRDLRDLNLAGNNFNNSQFPAEFDKLMELKRLNLSQSSLSGQIPIKLLQLTKLVSLDLSSSSDSSYLSIDESFLHLLAQNLRNLRELDMSYVNISSEIPHEFSNMRTLKSLHLDDCNLFGEFPSSVLLIHSLQSISLYNNPNLRGNLPVFSENNSLVELFIRDTAFSGPIPDSISSLKHLTSLTLSRSKFSGKIPSSLGNLSHLSHLDLSQNSLTGEIPSSIGNLKRLTFFDVSDNKLSGNLPAWIFNLTQLRELYLYSNQFTGFLPPIIISQFSKLESFRADRNPFTGAILSSLVQIPSLTYIFLSYNEFDDFTGIGNISLLPNLREFSIISKNYKKVIGANQVGLNVFSPLKKLETLFLSGISLSTANITNDSDFSLELTHLFLRGCNITEFPEFLSNGRYLEQLDLSNNKIKGQVPDWLWRLPALSYVNLSNNSLSGFNGSLKVSPECRVSDLDLSSNAFQGPLFIQSFKDLNNFLGSKNNFTGEIPLSICGLSFLQTLDLSNNNLNGSIPRCLETLVMSSLSDLNLRNNTLSGILPEIFHNAKNLITLDVSHNRLEGKMPASLVGCSALEVLNVGSNTFNDMFPFHLNSLQKLQVLVIRSNKFHGTLHSVDGIWFGFPQLKIIDVSYNDFFGTLPSDYFLNWTAMTSMRDNNTEPEYIQSYNTNSYYTSLVLMSKGIEMEMERILTIFTAIDFSGNQLHGPIPDSVGLLKGLRILNMSSNAFTGHIPSALANLTSLESLDLSQNKISGSIPQGTQFQRQNCSSYEGNPGINVPSLKDVCGDIKVPAPPQPELVETKEEEEESFSWIAAGLGFGPGVVFGLVMGYIAASYKHEWFMKIFGRSKQRTSRNH from the exons ATGAAAGCTTTCTTATATAATCAGAAAATGAGCTTCCTTCTTCGTTCCAACTGTTTCTATTTTCtcatttcaagttttctaaACACGTTTGTTTCTTCTACACAACGCTTGTGTCACTCCGACCAAAGGGATGCTCTTCTTGAGTTCAAGAGTGAGTTTTTGATCGAGCCATATGTCCCCTCTTATTCTGGGGATGAACCATGGGTGAATAAAAGTGATTATTTTTCTTGGGATAAATCATGGGTGAATAAAAGTGATTGTTGTTCTTGGGATGGCATCACGTGTGCTGCTACGTCGGGGAAAGTCATCGGACTAGACCTTAGTGACGGCCTCCTCTATGGACCACTTAAATCGAGCAGTAGTCTTTTTAGACTGCGTGATCTCCGTGATCTGAATCTTGCTGGCAACAATTTCAACAATTCGCAATTCCCAGCTGAGTTTGACAAACTCATGGAGCTAAAAAGACTTAATCTCTCCCAGTCTTCACTATCAGGGCAAATTCCAATCAAGCTTCTTCAGCTAACCAAGTTGGTGTCTCTCGATCTTTCATCTTCTAGTGATTCTTCGTATTTATCCATTGATGAATCTTTTCTTCATCTACTTGCTCAAAATCTGAGGAATCTTAGAGAACTGGATATGAGCTATGTAAACATTTCTTCAGAAATCCCCCATGAGTTTTCAAATATGCGGACTCTAAAATCACTACATCTTGACGATTGCAACCTGTTTGGAGAATTTCCAAGCAGTGTTCTTCTGATACATAGCTTACAGTCCATTAGTTTATACAACAATCCAAATCTGAGAGGCAATCTTCCCGTTTTTAGTGAAAATAACTCTTTGGTAGAGCTCTTCATTCGAGACACAGCCTTCTCAGGCCCCATACCTGACTCCATTAGCAGCCTCAAACATTTGACTTCTTTGACCCTTTCCAGATCTAAGTTCTCAGGGAAGATTCCGTCTTCACTTGGGAATCTTTCTCATCTCTCCCATCTCGATCTCTCTCAAAACAGTTTAACTGGTGAAATCCCATCTTCAATTGGCAATCTTAAACGGTTGACCTTCTTTGATGTTTCGGATAACAAGCTCAGTGGAAACTTGCCAGCTTGGATATTCAATTTGACCCAACTACGTGAACTCTATCTCTATTCAAATCAGTTTACAGGTTTTCTTCCACCAATCATCATCAGCCAATTCTCCAAATTAGAGTCTTTTCGTGCTGATCGTAATCCTTTTACGGGAGCCATTCTTTCATCCCTAGTCCAGATTCCCTCTTTGacctatatatttttaagttataacGAATTCGACGACTTTACTGGGATTGGGAATATCTCTCTGTTACCTAATTTACGAGAATTTTCTATTATaagtaaaaattacaaaaaagtcATCGGTGCTAACCAAGTTGGATTAAATGTCTTCTCGCCTCTCAAGAAGCTAGAGACATTATTTCTCTCAGGCATCTCTCTCTCAACAGCAAATATCACTAATGATTCGGATTTTTCATTAGAACTGACACATTTGTTTTTGCGAGGCTGCAACATCACTGAGTTCCCTGAGTTCTTAAGTAACGGAAGATATCTAGAACAACTAGatctttccaacaacaaaatcaaaggtcAAGTACCAGATTGGTTGTGGAGACTACCAGCGTTGTCTTATGTGAATCTCTCTAACAACTCTCTCAGCGGTTTCAATGGATCCTTAAAAGTTTCTCCTGAGTGTCGAGTCAGTGATCTTGATCTAAGCTCAAATGCTTTCCAAGGACCACTCTTCATCCAGTCCTTCAAAGATCTCAACAATTTTTTGGGTTCTAAGAATAACTTCACCGGGGAGATACCTCTATCAATATGTGGACTAAGCTTTCTGCAGACCTTAGATCTATCAAACAACAACCTCAACGGCTCAATTCCTCGGTGCTTAGAGACTTTGGTGATGAGTTCTCTTTCAGATCTAAATCTCCGTAACAACACACTCAGCGGCATTCTTCCCGAGATATTTCATAACGCCAAGAACTTAATAACACTTGACGTCAGTCACAACCGATTAGAAGGAAAAATGCCAGCTTCTCTTGTTGGTTGCTCTGCTTTGGAAGTTTTAAACGTGGGAAGCAACACATTCAACGACATGTTTCCCTTTCACTTAAATTCTCTGCAGAAACTTCAAGTTCTTGTCATCCGCTCTAACAAGTTTCATGGCACATTACATAGTGTTGATGGGATTTGGTTTGGATTTCCTCAGTTGAAAATCATTGATGTATCATATAATGACTTCTTTGGTACCTTGCCATCTGATTACTTTTTGAACTGGACTGCAATGACCTCCATGAGAGATAATAATACAGAACCAGAGTACATTCAGAGTTATAATACTAACAGCTACTACACTTCACTTGTGTTGATGAGTAAAGGAATAGAAATGGAGATGGAACGTATCCTTACAATCTTCACAGCCATCGATTTTTCAGGAAATCAACTTCATGGACCAATTCCTGATTCTGTTGGTTTGCTTAAGGGGCTTCGTATTCTCAACATGTCAAGCAATGCTTTCACGGGCCACATCCCATCTGCTTTGGCAAATTTGACGAGTCTCGAGTCACTAGACCTATCCCAAAACAAGATTTCTG GTTCTATACCACAAGGCACACAATTTCAACGGCAAAATTGCTCGTCCTATGAAGGAAACCCCGGAATTAATGTTCCTTCCCTTAAGGATGTTTGTGGAGATATCAAAGTGCCAGCACCACCACAACCCGAACTGGtggagacaaaagaagaagaagaagaatcattcaGTTGGATAGCAGCAGGTTTAGGCTTTGGACCTGGAGTTGTATTTGGATTAGTGATGGGATACATAGCGGCTTCGTACAAGCATGAGTGGTTCATGAAGATTTTTGGCCGAAGCAAGCAACGGACCAGCAGAAATCATTAA
- the LOC104758065 gene encoding protein OSB1, mitochondrial-like: MNTFFKLGSLIQRTASQISSLSFPKSRFFSDGESAVYHHARLFKKPLSTKLNFNLFNSVSLMGFVDRPIRVIDTGPDRFGVFTTLRLKHPLYPNRSFRIYLSMWDAMARMCIAHLKPNDHILVSGRLASYSKSSSDYSFGLDFGYQVNVTEVNYAAVPPSHVLDSQMSEKTMSAAENGIEESKNDEIYLWQVFFSNPYEWWDNRRDKKNPRQPDFKHKDTGEALWLGSDLPDWVTRRLELLDQRKRLDNEEKTRRGSLSEWL, translated from the exons ATGAACACGTTCTTCAAACTCGGAAGCTTGATCCAACGCACTGCTTCTCAAATCTCTTCGTTGTCTTTCCCTAAATCTCGTTTCTTCTCCGATGGAGAAAGCGCGGTTTATCATCACGCGCGTTTGTTCAAGAAACCATTATCGACGAAGCTCAACTTCAATCTTTTCAACTCCGTGAGCCTTATGGGTTTCGTTGATCGACCCATACGAGTCATCGACACCGGTCCCGATAGGTTCGGTGTTTTCACTACGCTTAGATTGAAACACCCGCTCTATCCTAACCGGAGCTTTAG GATATATCTTAGTATGTGGGACGCGATGGCACGGATGTGTATTGCGCATCTGAAGCCAAATGATCACATACTTGTTTCAGGACGCCTTGCTTCTTACAGCAAGAGCTCCAGTGATTATTCTTTCGGCTTAGATTTTGGTTACCAG GTTAATGTGACAGAGGTGAATTATGCGGCGGTTCCACCAAGCCACGTCTTAGATTCTCAGATGTCCGAAAAAACAATGTCTGCAGCAG AAAATGGTATAGAAGAATCCAAGAATGATGAGATATACTTGTGGCAAGTCTTCTTTTCGAATCCGTACGAGTGGTGGGACAACAGGAGAGATAAGAAGAACCCAAGGCAACCTGACTTTAAGCATAAAGATACAGGTGAAGCTCTCTGGCTTGGCTCAGATTTACCGGATTGGGTTACTAGACGACTTGAATTGTTAGACCAGAGAAAGCGTTTAGACAATGAGGAAAAAACACGTCGTGGCAGTCTTTCCGAGTGGCTTTAG
- the LOC104758066 gene encoding defensin-like protein 301 yields the protein MRSEGQFRCKSAKDCDPRGCRLWMHVICNKLHKCTCANGAPIGGQCNSIKDCYLSGCPPNSHVVCDRQICTCVS from the coding sequence ATGAGGAGTGAAGGTCAGTTTCGATGTAAGAGTGCTAAGGATTGTGATCCTCGTGGTTGCAGACTATGGATGCATGTAATATGTAATAAACTCCACAAATGTACATGCGCTAATGGTGCTCCTATTGGTGGTCAATGTAATAGCATCAAAGACTGTTACCTTTCTGGTTGTCCACCAAACTCTCATGTTGTCTGCGATAGGCAAATCTGCACCTGTGTCTCctaa
- the LOC104758067 gene encoding deSI-like protein At4g17486, translating into MLKGEEEPTQKRGWSDSLLEFRTEFGEKMKFVSKKRWKSLGPLHLKSKSVARFCFFSKLKSNNHGPGRAPVYLNVYDLTPINGYIYWAGLGIFHSGVEVHGVEYAFGAHDYATSGVFEVEPRQCPGFKFKKSIFIGTTNLNPAQVREFMEDMACSYYGNMYHLIAKNCNHFCQDVCYKLTGKKIPKWVNRLAQIGSVCSCILPESLKITAVCHDPDGQIPEEENEKRSLRSSFSCLSSISMRQKQLSTSSLFLQSPLRGCLPPWQLKRSKSNSSSLKER; encoded by the exons ATGTTGAAGGGAGAGGAAGAGCCTACGCAGAAAAGAG GTTGGTCAGATTCGCTGCTAGAATTTCGGACAGAGTTTGGAGAAAAGATGAAATTTGTGTCGAAGAAACGTTGGAAATCTCTCGGACCTCTTCATCTGAAAAGCAAATCAGTTGCTCGGTTTTGCTTCTTCTCGAAACTGAAGTCAAACAACCATGGTCCAGGCCGTGCACCAGTCTATCTCAATGTTTATGACTTGACTCCTATTAACGGATATATCTATTGGGCAGGCCTTGGTATATTTCACTCTGGTGTAGAAG TTCATGGAGTAGAGTATGCTTTTGGTGCCCATGATTATGCAACCAGTGGTGTTTTTGAGGTTGAACCGAGGCAATGCCCGGGTTTCAAATTcaagaaatcaatatttattGGAACCACAAATTTAAACCCAGCACAAGTGAGAGAGTTTATGGAGGACATGGCTTGCAGTTACTATGGGAACATGTATCACTTGATTGCTAAGAACTGCAACCATTTCTGCCAAGACGTTTGCTACAAGCTTACTGGCAAAAAGATCCCAAAATGGGTGAATCGGCTTGCACAAATAG GTTCTGTGTGCAGCTGCATACTTCCCGAGTCCCTCAAGATTACAGCGGTTTGCCATGATCCAGACGGTCAAATCCCAGAGGAAGAAAACGAAAAGCGAAGTCTTAGAAGCTCATTCAGCTGTTTGTCTTCAATCTCCATGAGACAAAAACAGCTTTCGACATCATCATTGTTCCTACAATCACCTCTCAGAGGCTGCTTACCTCCATGGCAACTCAAACGCTCGAAATCTAACAGCAGTTCCTTGAAAGAAAGGTAG
- the LOC104758068 gene encoding peroxisomal membrane protein 11A, with translation MAAKAKPKDRDFLNHLETYLAKRDGVDKLLKISRYATKIVLASSLIPETKPIVPRLKSFESSVGVSRKAFRLGKFVQDINALRSSRWDSNRELVLILIAYGGEGLYYFVEQFIWLAKSGLIDAKHSKWLQKISAWAELVGYVGSVSMKVRDLRKLREEETCVASTIEISVSRGMACDGEDEKMKKIKEKKTLKVLSIMQDVADGLMTISDIGDGKGVLSAPSVVSSAGLFSAIVSTHKNWVSC, from the coding sequence ATGGCTGCAAAAGCAAAACCCAAAGACAGAGATTTCCTCAACCATCTCGAAACATACTTAGCCAAAAGAGATGGCGTAGACAAACTCCTAAAGATCTCACGTTACGCAACCAAAATCGTCCTCGCATCATCTCTAATCCCAGAAACCAAACCCATAGTTCCCCGTCTCAAAAGCTTCGAATCAAGCGTCGGAGTCAGCCGCAAAGCCTTCCGTCTCGGCAAATTCGTACAAGACATCAACGCTCTAAGATCCTCCCGATGGGATTCGAATCGCGAGCTCGTATTGATTCTGATCGCGTACGGCGGCGAAGGATTGTACTATTTCGTCGAACAGTTCATATGGTTGGCGAAATCGGGATTGATCGATGCGAAACACTCGAAATGGCTTCAGAAGATAAGCGCTTGGGCTGAATTGGTTGGGTATGTTGGTAGCGTTTCGATGAAGGTTAGGGATTTGAGGAAATTGAGAGAGGAAGAGACTTGTGTTGCTTCGACGATCGAGATCTCGGTTTCTAGAGGGATGGCTTGTGATGgtgaagatgagaagatgaagaagatcaaagagaagaagacattgaAGGTTTTGTCTATTATGCAAGATGTTGCTGATGGGTTGATGACGATTTCGGATATTGGTGATGGTAAGGGAGTGTTATCGGCTCCGAGTGTGGTTTCTTCTGCAGGTTTGTTTTCAGCTATTGTTAGTACTCATAAGAACTGGGtttcttgttga